Proteins from a single region of Dysosmobacter acutus:
- a CDS encoding Crp/Fnr family transcriptional regulator, translating into MMTQEEIRRSPLFEGISYDSYLQMVDCFQMRTKAYQPGEIILNYGEGTPQQVGILEDGTAALLRIDADGNNTILEEMGAGSVFGETVAFSGVGGDSLMVVCEKDCRVEFVNYAHIVKRCEQACIHHSMLVQNMLRLISDKTLALGERVEVLSQRSIRDKLMCYFTLQASKNGGSTFLLPFSLSRLAEYISTDRSAMMRELKKIREEGLAEVKNGEITLLQ; encoded by the coding sequence ATGATGACGCAGGAGGAAATTCGACGGAGCCCGCTTTTCGAGGGGATCAGCTATGACAGCTACCTTCAGATGGTGGATTGCTTCCAAATGAGAACCAAGGCCTATCAGCCCGGCGAGATCATTCTGAACTATGGGGAGGGAACCCCCCAGCAGGTGGGGATTTTGGAGGATGGGACAGCGGCCCTGCTGCGGATTGACGCCGACGGGAACAACACCATTCTGGAGGAGATGGGGGCCGGCAGCGTATTCGGCGAAACCGTGGCGTTTTCCGGCGTCGGCGGCGACAGCCTGATGGTGGTCTGCGAAAAGGACTGCCGGGTGGAGTTTGTGAATTATGCACATATCGTCAAGCGCTGTGAGCAGGCCTGCATCCACCACAGCATGCTGGTGCAGAATATGCTCCGGCTGATTTCCGATAAGACCCTGGCCCTTGGTGAGCGGGTGGAGGTGCTTTCCCAGCGCTCTATCCGGGATAAGCTGATGTGCTACTTTACCCTCCAGGCCTCGAAAAACGGCGGCAGCACCTTTCTTTTGCCCTTTTCACTGAGCCGTCTGGCGGAGTACATCAGCACCGACCGCAGCGCCATGATGCGGGAGCTGAAAAAGATCCGGGAAGAGGGGCTGGCGGAGGTGAAAAATGGGGAGATCACCCTGCTCCAGTAA
- a CDS encoding glycine betaine ABC transporter substrate-binding protein, translating into MSWALVWEHLFIVLAASVLSILVGLPLGVLSYMFPKARSVILRIVDLLQTIPSLALLGIIMVFLGAGKLTVIIGITLYSLLPIVRNTCLGLQEVDTGVKEAARGMGMSRMYRLVNVEFPLAFPMVFTGVRIAVVNAIGSAVFAAFVGGGGLGSIITRGIRIQDMGLILSGTGALMIIAVVLDLLMGGFEQKMKKTRGGGGKRMWIPVAALLLAFVLILPFGLRDTTGANELILYDGDYSETQVMHHMIKMLVEDKTDLTVTIKDQMSQVNNFNSLKGDNHTCDMMISYDGTLLTTFLKQDPEDVPEGMSIYDYVNEEAMERYDMRLLEKLGFDNTYAIAVPETVAEQYNLTTVSDLIPVAKGLVFGAEHEFFTQEGSMKFGPFTAFYGLDFKDVVSVDVSLKYAAAEKGSFDVTEVYATDGLNRKAKLKVLEDDKGFFPDYNGAFLIREDTFEKFADTAPNLEEVLNLLAGQISNDDMVEMTYQVDVQGRAVDDVVRDFLGSRGLVG; encoded by the coding sequence ATGAGTTGGGCACTGGTATGGGAACACCTGTTCATTGTGCTGGCCGCCAGCGTGCTGTCCATTTTGGTGGGCCTGCCGTTAGGCGTGCTGTCCTACATGTTCCCCAAGGCCCGGTCCGTCATCCTGCGGATCGTTGACCTGCTGCAGACCATCCCCTCCCTGGCCCTTCTTGGCATCATCATGGTGTTCCTTGGGGCCGGAAAGCTGACGGTCATCATTGGAATCACCCTTTACTCCCTGCTGCCCATTGTGCGCAACACCTGCTTAGGGCTCCAGGAGGTGGACACCGGCGTCAAGGAAGCCGCCCGGGGCATGGGCATGAGCCGGATGTACCGGCTGGTGAACGTGGAATTCCCCCTTGCCTTCCCCATGGTGTTCACCGGCGTGCGCATCGCCGTGGTCAATGCCATCGGCTCCGCTGTGTTCGCGGCCTTTGTGGGCGGCGGCGGCCTGGGCAGCATCATCACCCGGGGCATCCGCATTCAGGACATGGGCCTGATCCTCTCCGGCACAGGAGCGCTGATGATCATCGCCGTGGTGCTGGACCTGCTGATGGGCGGCTTCGAGCAGAAGATGAAGAAGACCCGCGGCGGCGGGGGCAAGCGGATGTGGATCCCCGTGGCGGCTCTGCTGCTTGCCTTCGTGCTGATCCTCCCCTTCGGCCTGCGGGATACCACCGGAGCCAACGAGCTGATCCTCTATGACGGCGACTACAGCGAAACCCAGGTCATGCACCACATGATCAAAATGCTGGTGGAGGATAAGACGGACCTGACCGTCACCATCAAGGACCAGATGTCCCAGGTGAACAACTTCAACTCCCTCAAGGGAGACAACCACACCTGCGACATGATGATCAGTTACGACGGTACACTCCTGACCACCTTCCTCAAACAGGACCCGGAGGATGTGCCGGAGGGCATGTCCATCTACGACTATGTCAATGAGGAGGCCATGGAGCGTTACGACATGCGGTTGCTTGAAAAGTTGGGCTTTGACAATACCTATGCCATCGCCGTGCCGGAAACCGTGGCGGAGCAGTACAACCTGACGACGGTCAGCGATCTGATCCCGGTGGCAAAGGGACTGGTTTTCGGCGCCGAGCATGAGTTCTTTACCCAGGAGGGCAGCATGAAGTTCGGTCCCTTCACCGCTTTCTACGGTCTGGACTTCAAGGATGTCGTCTCCGTGGACGTGAGCCTCAAATACGCCGCCGCGGAAAAGGGCAGCTTCGACGTCACAGAGGTGTACGCCACCGACGGCCTGAACCGCAAGGCCAAGCTGAAGGTCCTGGAGGACGACAAGGGCTTCTTCCCCGATTACAACGGCGCGTTCCTGATTCGGGAGGATACCTTTGAAAAGTTTGCCGACACCGCCCCCAACCTGGAGGAGGTCCTGAACCTGCTGGCCGGCCAGATCTCCAACGACGACATGGTGGAGATGACCTATCAGGTGGACGTCCAGGGCCGTGCTGTGGACGATGTGGTCCGGGATTTCCTGGGCAGCCGCGGCCTCGTGGGATAA
- a CDS encoding ABC transporter ATP-binding protein: MVPVPGRGIVPERDIDKSPILECIDLGIKFGGLAAVDNFNLTIGRTEIAGLIGPNGAGKTTVFNLLTKVYQPTRGTILLDGVDTNSMTTAQVNRSGIARTFQNIRLFTALSVEDNVKVAMNNQMHYNMWSGVFRLPGYWKEEKVAHDRAMELLSFFGMQDLASARAGSLPYGAQRRLEIVRALATNPSLLLLDEPAAGMNPSETADLMEHIRMIRDTFHIAIMLIEHDMSLVMNVCEGICVLNFGHVIAKGTPAEIQANPTVIEAYLGKKKEA; encoded by the coding sequence ATGGTACCGGTTCCCGGCCGGGGCATTGTCCCTGAGCGGGACATCGACAAGTCCCCGATCCTTGAGTGCATCGACCTGGGGATCAAATTCGGCGGCCTGGCCGCTGTGGACAACTTCAATCTCACCATCGGCCGCACGGAGATCGCCGGCCTTATCGGCCCCAACGGCGCCGGTAAGACCACCGTGTTCAACCTGCTGACCAAGGTCTACCAGCCCACCCGGGGCACCATCCTCTTGGACGGTGTGGACACCAACAGCATGACCACAGCCCAGGTCAACCGCTCCGGCATTGCCCGCACCTTCCAAAACATTCGGCTCTTTACCGCCCTCAGCGTGGAGGACAACGTAAAGGTCGCCATGAACAACCAGATGCACTATAACATGTGGAGCGGTGTTTTCCGCCTGCCCGGCTACTGGAAGGAGGAAAAGGTGGCTCACGACCGCGCCATGGAGCTGCTGTCCTTTTTCGGTATGCAGGATCTGGCCTCCGCCCGGGCCGGCTCTCTCCCCTACGGTGCGCAGCGCCGGCTGGAGATCGTCCGCGCCCTGGCCACCAATCCCAGCCTGCTGCTGTTGGATGAACCTGCGGCAGGCATGAACCCCTCCGAGACCGCGGACCTGATGGAGCACATCCGCATGATCCGGGACACCTTCCACATCGCCATTATGCTCATCGAACACGACATGAGTTTGGTGATGAACGTGTGCGAGGGCATCTGCGTCCTCAATTTCGGCCATGTGATTGCCAAGGGCACTCCTGCTGAGATTCAGGCCAACCCCACGGTCATTGAGGCCTACCTGGGCAAGAAAAAGGAGGCGTAA
- a CDS encoding CBS domain-containing protein: protein MPKSKVAFLYDDCTFRQGLEKMRHHGYTAIPVISRSGQYIGTVSEGDFLWALVQDTRGEVEPIALKDTETLHVRDIIRPGQYPCVRITVSMDALLHNATKQNFIPVVDDLGNFIGIVTRKDIIRYFAEEKVPMEA from the coding sequence ATGCCAAAAAGCAAAGTCGCGTTTTTATATGACGACTGTACCTTCCGCCAAGGTCTGGAGAAGATGCGGCACCACGGTTACACCGCCATCCCGGTCATCTCCCGGTCCGGTCAATACATTGGCACTGTCAGCGAGGGGGATTTCCTTTGGGCGCTGGTTCAGGATACCCGGGGCGAGGTGGAGCCCATTGCCCTGAAGGATACGGAAACCCTTCACGTGCGGGACATCATCCGGCCGGGCCAGTACCCCTGTGTGCGGATCACCGTATCTATGGATGCCCTGCTGCACAACGCCACAAAGCAGAACTTCATCCCGGTGGTGGATGATCTGGGCAACTTCATCGGCATTGTTACCCGTAAGGACATCATCCGCTATTTCGCAGAAGAAAAGGTCCCAATGGAGGCATAG
- a CDS encoding ABC transporter ATP-binding protein, whose amino-acid sequence MLKVEDINVYYGSIHAIKGVSFEVREGEIVTLIGANGAGKSTTLNTISGLLHSKSGSISFMGKPLDRIAPHKIVEMGLAQVPEGRRVFLQMTVEENLEMGAYTQPGSGVDSDLEKVYGLFPRLKERRRQIAGTLSGGEQQMLAMGRALMSHPKLLMLDEPSMGLAPILVEQIFDIIQDLHKAGSTILLVEQNALMALSIADRGYVLETGTIVTTGTGTELIQSPAIKKAYLGG is encoded by the coding sequence ATTCTGAAAGTGGAGGATATCAACGTCTACTATGGCAGCATCCACGCCATCAAAGGGGTTTCCTTTGAAGTCCGTGAAGGAGAAATCGTCACGCTGATCGGCGCCAACGGCGCCGGTAAATCCACCACACTGAACACGATTTCCGGCCTGCTGCACAGCAAGTCCGGCTCCATCTCCTTCATGGGCAAGCCTTTGGACCGGATCGCGCCCCACAAGATCGTAGAGATGGGCCTGGCCCAGGTTCCCGAGGGGCGGCGGGTCTTTTTGCAGATGACGGTGGAGGAAAACCTGGAGATGGGCGCTTACACCCAGCCGGGCTCCGGCGTGGACAGCGACCTGGAGAAGGTCTACGGCCTCTTCCCCCGGCTGAAGGAACGGCGCAGACAGATTGCCGGCACCCTTTCCGGCGGCGAGCAGCAGATGCTGGCCATGGGCCGCGCCCTGATGAGCCACCCCAAGCTGCTGATGCTGGATGAGCCCTCCATGGGATTGGCCCCCATCTTAGTGGAGCAGATTTTTGACATCATCCAGGACCTGCATAAGGCCGGCTCCACCATTTTGCTGGTGGAGCAAAACGCCTTGATGGCTCTCTCCATCGCCGACCGTGGCTACGTGCTGGAAACCGGCACCATCGTGACCACCGGCACGGGGACGGAGCTGATCCAGAGCCCAGCCATCAAAAAAGCCTATCTTGGCGGATAA
- a CDS encoding DUF5662 family protein, whose translation MHPLSHLKTVNHHRYLVCKYCFRLGLYWQGLTHDLSKYSPREFWVGAKYYQGDRSPNDAERQATGCSTSWLHHKGRNRHHLEYWIDYSPNGDHNMTGMEMPVKYVAEMFCDRLAACKTYHKGDYKDSDPYDFFIRGKSHTIFNKNSSALLEKILLILRDQGEDAAFDYIRREVLHNAR comes from the coding sequence ATGCACCCGCTCTCTCACCTGAAAACCGTGAACCATCATCGCTATCTGGTGTGTAAATACTGCTTCCGTTTGGGGCTTTACTGGCAGGGACTGACCCACGACCTGTCCAAGTACTCCCCCAGGGAGTTTTGGGTTGGAGCCAAATACTATCAGGGGGACCGCAGCCCCAACGATGCCGAGCGCCAGGCCACGGGGTGCAGCACCTCGTGGCTGCACCACAAGGGTCGCAACCGCCACCACCTGGAATACTGGATCGATTACTCCCCCAACGGCGATCACAACATGACAGGCATGGAGATGCCGGTCAAATACGTGGCGGAGATGTTCTGCGACCGCCTGGCCGCCTGCAAGACCTACCACAAGGGGGATTACAAGGACAGCGATCCCTACGACTTTTTCATCCGCGGCAAGAGCCACACCATCTTCAACAAAAACTCCTCCGCCCTGCTGGAGAAAATTCTCCTCATCCTCCGGGACCAGGGGGAGGATGCCGCCTTTGACTACATCCGGCGTGAGGTCCTGCACAACGCAAGATAA
- the gltA gene encoding NADPH-dependent glutamate synthase, whose product MANMSLKKNPMPSQEPDVRNKNFEEVALGYTEEQALDEAQRCLHCKNKPCMQGCPVMVHIPDFIAEVAKGDFEAAYQIISATSALPAVCGRVCPQESQCEKYCVRGVKGEPVGIGRLERFVADWHNAHCTEAAVKPASNGHKVAVVGSGPAGLTCAGDLARKGYEVTVFEALHLAGGVLVYGIPEFRLPKSIVQKEVDGLKAMGVKVETDMVIGRVLSIDELMEEYGFEAVFIGSGAGLPMFMHIPGENLCGVYSANEFLTRINLMKAYQPGSNTPIQHGRKVAVVGGGNVAMDAARCAKRLGADVHIVYRRGKDELPARREEVEHAEEEGIIFDLLTNPTEIMGDDKGDVCGMKCIRMELGEPDASGRRRPVEIAGSEFELDVDCVIMALGTSPNPLIKSTTKGLEINKKGGIIVNEDGLTSREGVYAGGDAVTGAATVILAMGAGKTAAKAIDEQLSK is encoded by the coding sequence ATGGCAAACATGTCTTTGAAGAAGAATCCAATGCCCTCTCAGGAGCCGGATGTCCGCAATAAGAATTTTGAGGAAGTGGCCTTGGGCTACACGGAGGAGCAGGCTCTGGACGAGGCACAGCGCTGCCTGCACTGCAAAAATAAGCCCTGCATGCAGGGCTGCCCGGTCATGGTACATATCCCCGATTTCATCGCCGAGGTGGCCAAGGGAGACTTTGAGGCGGCCTATCAGATCATCTCCGCCACCTCCGCCCTGCCCGCCGTCTGCGGTCGCGTCTGCCCCCAGGAGAGCCAGTGCGAGAAGTACTGTGTGCGCGGCGTCAAGGGTGAGCCGGTGGGAATCGGCCGTCTGGAGCGCTTTGTGGCCGACTGGCATAACGCACACTGTACCGAGGCCGCTGTCAAGCCGGCTTCCAACGGCCACAAGGTGGCTGTGGTGGGCTCCGGCCCTGCGGGATTGACCTGTGCCGGCGACCTGGCCCGCAAAGGCTACGAGGTCACTGTGTTTGAGGCGCTGCATCTGGCCGGCGGCGTGCTGGTCTACGGCATCCCCGAGTTCCGTCTGCCCAAGAGCATCGTGCAGAAGGAAGTGGACGGCCTGAAGGCCATGGGCGTCAAGGTGGAGACCGATATGGTCATCGGACGTGTGCTCTCCATCGACGAACTGATGGAGGAGTACGGCTTTGAGGCCGTGTTCATCGGCTCCGGCGCGGGACTGCCCATGTTCATGCACATCCCCGGCGAGAACCTCTGCGGCGTCTATTCTGCCAATGAGTTCTTGACCCGAATCAACCTGATGAAGGCCTATCAGCCCGGTTCCAACACACCCATCCAGCACGGCAGAAAAGTGGCCGTGGTGGGCGGCGGCAACGTGGCCATGGACGCGGCCCGCTGCGCCAAGCGCTTGGGCGCGGATGTCCACATTGTCTACCGCCGCGGCAAGGATGAGCTGCCTGCCCGCCGGGAGGAAGTGGAGCACGCCGAGGAAGAGGGCATCATCTTTGACCTGCTGACCAATCCCACGGAGATCATGGGCGACGACAAGGGCGACGTGTGCGGCATGAAGTGTATCCGCATGGAGTTGGGTGAGCCCGACGCCTCCGGTCGCCGCCGTCCTGTGGAGATCGCAGGGTCTGAGTTTGAGCTGGATGTGGACTGCGTCATCATGGCGCTGGGCACCAGCCCCAACCCCCTGATCAAGTCCACCACCAAGGGCCTGGAGATCAATAAGAAGGGCGGCATCATCGTCAACGAAGACGGTCTGACCTCCCGCGAGGGCGTCTATGCCGGCGGCGACGCCGTCACCGGCGCTGCCACTGTGATCCTTGCCATGGGCGCCGGCAAGACCGCCGCCAAGGCCATCGACGAGCAGTTGTCCAAATAA
- a CDS encoding branched-chain amino acid ABC transporter permease, translating into MTFLNFLINGISLGSIYAIIALGYTMVYGIAKMLNFAHGDVIMVGAYVCFFAVSTYSLPPLVGILLAIVVCTVLGMVVERLAYKPLRQAPSLAVLITAIGVSYFLQNAALLLWTSNTKMFPNFFTITEKTADGETVKNGIQLFGGALNISFVTIITIVSCLVIMLALTFFTGKTKMGKAMRACSEDKGAAQLMGINVNSTISLTFAIGSGLAAIAGVLLCSAYPTLVPTTGSMPGIKAFTAAVFGGIGSIPGALLGGLMLGIIEIFAKAYISTQLSDAVVFAVLIIVLLVKPAGLLGKQLREKV; encoded by the coding sequence ATGACTTTCCTCAATTTCCTGATCAACGGGATCAGTCTTGGCAGCATCTACGCCATCATCGCCTTGGGCTACACCATGGTCTACGGCATTGCCAAGATGCTGAACTTCGCCCACGGCGACGTGATCATGGTGGGTGCGTATGTCTGTTTTTTCGCCGTATCCACCTATTCCCTGCCGCCCCTGGTGGGGATTTTGCTGGCCATTGTGGTCTGCACGGTGTTAGGCATGGTGGTGGAGCGGCTGGCCTACAAGCCGCTGCGTCAGGCACCCTCTCTGGCGGTGCTGATCACCGCCATCGGCGTCAGCTATTTTTTGCAGAACGCGGCGCTGTTGCTGTGGACCAGCAACACCAAGATGTTCCCCAACTTCTTCACCATTACGGAGAAAACCGCGGACGGTGAGACGGTGAAAAACGGCATCCAGCTCTTTGGCGGCGCGCTGAACATCTCCTTTGTCACCATCATCACCATCGTCAGCTGCCTGGTCATTATGCTGGCCCTCACCTTCTTCACCGGCAAGACCAAAATGGGCAAGGCCATGCGGGCCTGCTCAGAGGACAAGGGCGCCGCGCAGCTGATGGGCATCAACGTCAACTCCACCATCTCCCTGACCTTTGCCATCGGCTCCGGTCTTGCCGCCATCGCCGGCGTGCTGCTGTGCTCCGCCTATCCCACGCTGGTGCCCACCACCGGCTCCATGCCCGGCATCAAGGCCTTTACCGCCGCAGTATTCGGCGGCATCGGCTCCATCCCCGGCGCGCTTTTGGGCGGATTGATGCTTGGCATCATCGAAATCTTTGCCAAGGCCTACATCTCCACCCAGCTCAGCGACGCGGTGGTGTTCGCCGTGCTGATCATCGTACTGCTGGTCAAGCCTGCGGGCCTTCTTGGCAAGCAGCTCCGCGAGAAAGTGTGA
- a CDS encoding sulfide/dihydroorotate dehydrogenase-like FAD/NAD-binding protein, producing the protein MYRIVRREALRPTVTLLEVEAPLIAKKARPGQFIILRVDEDGERIPLTIYNADAAKGTITIIFQIVGATTEKLNHKAEGEYLQDFVGPLGKATETEGRKKVCVVGGGVGCAIAYPVAKAFHECGTEVHTVVGFKNKDLVILEEDFRAVSDVMKLMTDDGTYGEKGLVTDALKQLIEAGNTYDEVFAIGPMMMMKFVSLTTKPYGLKTIVSMSPIMIDGTGMCGGCRISVGGETKFACVDGPDFDGHQVDWDLAVKRGAMYKEFERHAYEEACNLFKQEVK; encoded by the coding sequence ATGTATCGCATCGTTAGAAGAGAGGCACTCCGGCCCACAGTGACGTTGCTGGAAGTGGAAGCGCCTCTGATTGCCAAAAAGGCCCGGCCGGGTCAGTTCATCATCCTGCGGGTGGATGAGGACGGGGAGCGCATCCCTCTGACCATCTATAATGCCGACGCAGCCAAGGGCACCATTACGATCATCTTCCAGATTGTGGGCGCGACCACCGAGAAGCTGAACCACAAGGCGGAAGGAGAATATCTGCAGGATTTCGTGGGTCCTCTGGGCAAGGCCACCGAGACGGAGGGCCGCAAGAAGGTCTGCGTGGTGGGCGGCGGCGTCGGCTGCGCCATTGCTTATCCCGTGGCCAAGGCCTTCCACGAATGCGGCACCGAGGTCCACACGGTGGTGGGCTTTAAGAATAAGGACCTGGTCATCCTTGAAGAGGATTTCCGTGCGGTCAGCGATGTGATGAAGCTGATGACTGACGACGGCACCTATGGCGAAAAGGGCCTTGTCACCGACGCCCTCAAGCAGCTCATCGAAGCGGGCAACACCTATGACGAGGTGTTTGCAATCGGCCCCATGATGATGATGAAGTTTGTCTCTTTGACCACCAAGCCCTACGGATTGAAGACCATCGTCTCCATGAGCCCCATCATGATCGACGGCACCGGCATGTGCGGCGGCTGCCGGATCAGCGTGGGCGGCGAGACCAAGTTTGCCTGTGTGGACGGCCCTGATTTTGACGGACACCAGGTGGATTGGGATCTGGCTGTGAAGCGCGGCGCCATGTACAAGGAATTTGAGCGCCATGCTTACGAGGAAGCCTGCAATCTGTTCAAACAGGAGGTCAAATAA
- a CDS encoding ABC transporter substrate-binding protein encodes MKKFVCLMMAMVMVVACLAGCGNSGGSSGSASGSGAASGSGAASSGSSSGAAFKLGGTGPLTGGAAIYGIAARNGAQIAVDEINAMGGIQFELKYEDDAHDAEKAVNAYNALKGWGMQLSLGSVTSKPAEATSAKNFEDRIFALTPSASSVATTEGKDNVFQMCFTDPGQGAKSAEYIASKDLGTKIAVIWKNDDVYSKGLYDTFTAAAKDLNLEIVSDTTFNDGNATDFSVQLSDAQSKGADLVFLPMYYDVAALIFNQANSMGYAPKWFGVDGMDGILSVEGFDTSLAEGVMLLTPFAADSSDARTQAFTAKYQEQFNEIPNQFAADAYDCVYAYKQALEAAGCTPDMSNEELCSAMMEQFASMTFVGLTSDESGMTWEASGAVSKSPKGMVIQNGSYVGLD; translated from the coding sequence ATGAAAAAGTTTGTGTGTCTCATGATGGCCATGGTTATGGTCGTCGCATGTCTGGCAGGCTGCGGTAATTCCGGCGGCTCTTCCGGTTCCGCCTCCGGTTCCGGCGCCGCGTCCGGCTCCGGCGCTGCCTCCTCCGGTTCCTCCTCCGGCGCGGCCTTTAAGCTGGGCGGCACCGGCCCCCTGACCGGCGGCGCCGCCATCTACGGCATCGCTGCCCGCAACGGCGCCCAGATCGCCGTGGATGAGATCAACGCCATGGGCGGCATCCAGTTCGAGCTGAAGTATGAAGACGACGCCCACGACGCCGAAAAAGCCGTCAACGCCTACAACGCCCTGAAGGGCTGGGGCATGCAGCTGTCCCTGGGCTCCGTCACCTCCAAGCCCGCTGAGGCCACCTCTGCCAAGAACTTTGAGGACCGCATTTTTGCCCTGACCCCCTCCGCCTCCTCCGTGGCCACCACCGAGGGCAAGGACAACGTCTTCCAGATGTGCTTTACCGACCCCGGCCAGGGCGCCAAGTCCGCTGAGTACATCGCAAGCAAGGACCTTGGCACCAAGATCGCCGTCATCTGGAAGAACGACGATGTGTATTCCAAGGGCCTGTACGACACCTTCACCGCCGCGGCCAAGGATCTGAACCTGGAGATTGTCTCCGACACCACCTTCAACGACGGCAACGCCACCGACTTCTCCGTCCAGCTCTCCGACGCTCAGAGCAAGGGCGCCGACCTGGTGTTCCTGCCCATGTACTATGACGTGGCCGCTCTGATCTTCAACCAGGCCAACTCCATGGGCTATGCGCCCAAGTGGTTCGGCGTGGACGGCATGGACGGCATCCTCTCCGTGGAAGGCTTTGACACCTCCCTGGCCGAGGGCGTCATGCTGCTGACTCCCTTTGCCGCCGACTCCAGCGATGCGCGCACCCAGGCTTTCACCGCCAAGTATCAGGAGCAGTTCAATGAGATCCCCAACCAGTTCGCCGCCGACGCCTATGACTGCGTCTACGCCTACAAGCAGGCTCTGGAAGCCGCCGGCTGCACCCCCGACATGAGCAACGAGGAGCTGTGCAGCGCCATGATGGAGCAGTTCGCCTCCATGACCTTTGTGGGTCTGACCAGCGATGAATCCGGCATGACCTGGGAAGCTTCCGGCGCCGTCTCCAAGAGCCCCAAGGGCATGGTCATTCAGAACGGCTCTTACGTGGGCCTGGATTAA
- a CDS encoding branched-chain amino acid ABC transporter permease, translated as MKKLKTGSRVFRRNLITYALVIVAYVVLQILNGAGAVGYSLQGMLVPICAYVVMAISLNLTVGVLGELSLGHAGFMSVGAFTGVTAAVALQDLIPLAPLRLAIAMAVGAAFAALAGFLIGIPVLRLNGDYLAIVTLAFGEIIKSIFNNLYVGLDSSGFHMSLLSDKTHLSEGGKLIIGGPMGVGGIQTISTFTAGFLLILITLAVVFNLVNSRSGRAIMAIRDNRIAAESIGLNITRYKMMAFVTSAALAGAAGTLFAMNYSTIVANKFDFNTSILILVFVVLGGLGNMLGSIIAAAALTILPEALRQFSDYRMLVYAIVLILVMLATNSPQVRQFIVKIRVAIAGKGKGAAEDV; from the coding sequence ATGAAAAAACTCAAAACCGGCTCCCGCGTCTTTCGTCGGAACCTGATTACTTACGCGCTGGTCATCGTCGCCTACGTTGTGCTTCAGATTTTAAACGGCGCCGGAGCCGTGGGCTACTCGCTGCAGGGCATGCTGGTACCCATCTGCGCCTATGTGGTCATGGCCATCTCTTTGAACCTGACCGTAGGTGTGCTGGGCGAGCTGAGCCTGGGTCACGCGGGCTTTATGAGCGTGGGCGCCTTTACCGGCGTCACCGCCGCCGTCGCCCTCCAGGACCTGATCCCTCTTGCTCCGCTGCGTCTGGCCATCGCCATGGCGGTGGGCGCCGCCTTTGCGGCCCTGGCCGGCTTCCTCATCGGCATCCCGGTGCTGCGGCTCAACGGCGACTATCTGGCCATTGTGACCCTTGCCTTCGGCGAGATCATCAAGAGCATCTTCAACAACCTCTATGTGGGCCTGGATTCCAGCGGCTTCCACATGAGCCTCCTCAGTGACAAAACCCATCTGTCTGAGGGCGGAAAGCTGATTATCGGCGGTCCCATGGGCGTCGGCGGCATTCAGACTATCTCCACCTTCACCGCCGGGTTTCTTCTCATCCTCATCACGCTGGCGGTGGTGTTCAATCTGGTGAACAGCCGCTCCGGCCGGGCCATCATGGCCATCCGCGACAACCGCATCGCCGCGGAGAGCATCGGCCTCAACATCACCCGCTACAAGATGATGGCCTTTGTCACCTCCGCCGCCCTGGCCGGCGCGGCGGGCACCCTCTTTGCCATGAACTATTCCACCATCGTGGCCAATAAGTTCGATTTCAACACATCCATCCTGATCCTGGTGTTCGTGGTTTTAGGCGGCCTGGGCAACATGTTAGGCTCCATCATCGCCGCCGCGGCGCTGACTATCCTGCCGGAGGCGCTGCGTCAGTTCTCCGACTACCGGATGCTGGTCTACGCCATTGTCCTGATCCTGGTGATGCTGGCCACCAACAGCCCCCAGGTCCGTCAATTCATCGTCAAAATCAGAGTCGCCATCGCAGGCAAGGGAAAGGGGGCAGCGGAAGATGTCTAA